From Candidatus Omnitrophota bacterium, the proteins below share one genomic window:
- a CDS encoding type II secretion system F family protein, with amino-acid sequence MPTFKYRARNKLGKLVEGTIQVNSQELVAEKLLEMGFTILGISQVQEGKNFKAFLNLQLKRVKPAELVLFSRQLYTLLDAGVPLIYSLESLAQQVEGTYLEKVIKSLTEDIRSGKSFSGALEKFPRVFNNLYRNLIKSGEASGKLDEALNRLATMGEYDEEMRTRIRSAVMYPIIVICALTGTFILMVTFVLPRFAKMFSRFKTSLPLPTRILLVINHLTSNYGIFLLGGLVILIFALIKFNQTPKGKEFFDRLKLKLPIFGPLFLKLALSRFCRTTSGLIQSGIPVIKTLELVEQVTGNVIISRSIENIKIGINTGESLQGMMRQEKIFPPMVVQMVAIGEETGKIDELLLKVSDYFDYQINYTVKNLTTLIEPILLLVLGGAVLIMSLAIFMPMWNLIYLFKK; translated from the coding sequence ATGCCTACCTTCAAATATCGAGCGCGGAATAAACTGGGAAAATTGGTAGAAGGCACTATCCAAGTAAACTCTCAGGAACTGGTAGCAGAGAAATTACTGGAGATGGGGTTTACCATTTTGGGTATTTCCCAGGTCCAGGAAGGAAAGAACTTCAAAGCTTTTCTGAACCTCCAACTCAAAAGAGTAAAACCTGCAGAGCTTGTTCTTTTCAGCAGACAACTCTATACCCTTTTAGATGCAGGCGTTCCGCTCATTTACTCCTTGGAATCCCTTGCCCAACAGGTGGAAGGAACCTATCTGGAAAAGGTCATTAAAAGCCTTACCGAGGATATCCGTTCGGGTAAAAGTTTTTCCGGCGCCTTGGAAAAATTTCCCCGTGTATTCAACAATCTCTACCGCAACCTGATTAAATCCGGAGAGGCAAGTGGAAAATTGGATGAGGCATTAAACCGTTTAGCCACGATGGGAGAATATGATGAGGAGATGCGCACGCGTATCCGCTCGGCGGTAATGTATCCGATAATTGTCATCTGTGCCTTAACCGGCACCTTTATTTTAATGGTTACCTTTGTTTTACCCCGCTTTGCCAAAATGTTTTCCCGGTTTAAAACCAGCCTCCCTCTCCCCACCCGAATCCTTTTGGTAATAAATCATCTTACCAGTAACTACGGAATATTTTTGTTGGGAGGACTGGTAATCTTAATTTTTGCCTTGATAAAATTTAATCAGACTCCCAAGGGAAAAGAATTTTTTGACCGCTTGAAACTAAAACTTCCTATCTTTGGACCTTTATTTCTGAAGCTGGCGCTTTCTCGTTTCTGCCGCACAACCAGTGGACTTATCCAAAGTGGAATTCCCGTGATTAAAACTTTAGAACTCGTAGAACAAGTTACGGGAAATGTCATCATCTCCCGTTCCATTGAAAATATTAAAATCGGTATAAACACCGGTGAATCCTTGCAGGGCATGATGCGTCAGGAGAAAATTTTCCCACCGATGGTCGTCCAGATGGTAGCCATTGGCGAAGAAACGGGGAAGATAGATGAACTCCTGCTTAAAGTCTCAGATTATTTTGATTATCAAATAAACTATACAGTCAAGAACCTT